atatagtcttctatatactctcactgctatatatatcTGGACGGggcggatcggacgactatatcatataactGCCATAcaattgttcgataaattttgagaacaaaaattattacttgGCTGTTTGGTGAAAtcaatgtgcaatttttttgtgaaggcggcatttatttgggatcgtttggggaaaaatctaattattttgaaagcaaaatctaaatttttaaattttttttctgaacttttaacattttttagatcttttatatttatttaagaattttttttagaattaaacaaattttttttaaatattttaactgccaaatttgaatttaactgccaaatttgaatttgaatttaacgacgatcagtttcagtgtgcccaggtgcagttgtaaaataacacctaaatttggattcaaaaggtttgagtctctgctaacttgcgccggctcctaaatggtttggaacttggacattttataacagtttataccagttttcaggaGCTttctgctgatttctgttcgcctgttaccccaatttggaaAACTGGCAATTTgcttggaaatgttcggaaatttggatgggctgctgtagggatgttgttgtaaaaaggttgttgttgccataagctgttgttgtcggcaacaaataggtataaatgcataaaatgaaatataacagtttataccaattattattattgcccaaatgtttttataacagtttataccagttttcagtcgcttgctgctggtttctgtacgcctgttaccccagtttggaaagcggccaatttgaatgaaaagttttgctcacttgcatcagtgatgctcacctgcatcagtgatgctcatctggctatgtTTCAATATTGGAGGGCAATAAAGttgggcttaatggcagtggtGCGCATGTggatcagtgatgctcatctagctatttttttgcattattggtagaaaattgcatcccactaactgtcagtgatgctcatatagctattttgcattattgggacaaaatggcatctcactaactaccaatgatgagcatcactgatggaagtgagcatcactgatggatgtgagcatcactgatggaagtgagcatcactgatggaagtgagcatcactgatggaagtgagcatcactgatggaagtgagcatcactgatgaaagtgagcatcactgatagaagtgagcatcactgatggaagtgagcatcactgatggaagtgagcatcactgatggaagtgagcatcactgatggaagtgagcatcactgatgccagtgagcaaaacttttcattcaaattggccgctttccaaactggggtaacaggcgaacagaaaccagcagcaagcgactgaaaactggtataaactgttataaaatgtccaagttccaaaccatttaggagccggcgcaagttagcagagactcaaaccttttgaatccaaatttaggtgttattttaaaactgcacctgggcacactgaaactgatcgtcgttaaattcaaattcaaatttggcagttaaattcaaatttggcagttaaaatatttaaaaaaaaattgtttaattctaaaaaaaattcttaaataaatataaaaaatctaaaaaatgttaaaagttcagaaaaaaaatttaaaaatttagattttgctttcaaaataattagatttttccccaaacgatcccaaataaatgccgccttcacaaaaaaattgcacattgaTTTCACCAAACAGCcaagtaataatttttgttctcaaaatttatcgaacaattgTATGGCAGTTacatgatatagtcgtccgatccgccCCGTCCAgatatatatagcagtgagagtatatagaagactatatgcaaagtttcattgagatagctttaaaactgagggactagcttgcgtagaaacggacaggcggacggacggacatgactagatcgactcagctgttgatgctgatcaagaatatatatactttatagggtgggaaaggtctccttcactgcgttgcaaacttctgactgaaattataataccctgcaagggtataaaaattatagcttcgttgtttttcaacgtatatTTACCTACTctcagatataagctttttttattattctagaattttggtataaattttataaaaatcggacaactatatcatatagctgccatagaagcgatcggtattaaatatataaagctgggaatgtaaaactgaaactgtcaactgtaaacataataagtataggtaaaatgtaaagaaactctgttttgtgagtgttttcagcatttaaatctataatataaatatcgaaaccaatctgcaagggtatacaaacttcggcgtgccgaagttagcttcctttcttgtttatattaaaaaaattcttgattttttttaaattaaaaatatcataactcggccaaaagagcattaattttaaatcggaaaactgttctgtgcaagattttctacagttaataaatctgcatacttcatttaaaaattttgaaaattcaatttttaatcaaaatcaaaaattttaatgatgtaaccccttttgaaatttcgcaaaaatggctaaaaaatcgatttcttccggacatgtctagaaagattcccctgttgatgctgatcaagaatatatatactttatagggtcggaaacgtctccttcactgcgttgcaaacttctgactgaaattataataccctgcaagggtataaaaatttttgtcaTTTCCTTTACTTTACTCTTTTAGCctgaactttttgcttttttccgTACACTGCGCCCACCGAAAATTCTCAATTTATCTGCAGCCAGCTGAGCCATCGAGTTGATTCtactttcccaaaaaaaaaaagaagagaaaaccCTTCGGGTCAAGTGTGAGTAATTACCGCAGTTAGGCCGGACCGGTCCGGTCTGAAAGGAACCTGAGCAGGCAAATGAAATTTCCATGAGAGGCCGGGGGCCaagctttaaaaatagctACATAGCTGCTGCCTCCTGGGAACAGGATActcgttgctgttgttgtgtgtATGTCCTGCTGCTTCGTTGAgtatgtgttgtgtgtgtgcttgggTGAGCGGGTGTGGCGGGGGTCAGGCAACACTTGactaaacattttcattttggcCAGAAGTCAATGAATTTTGGCACATGGCGTATGCTTGATATTgcgtgttttgtgtttttgcagCGTTAAATGATTTCATTAAGTGCGAACTCAGACACGTTGGTGGCCAATCGATAAAATAAAGTTTGGAAATACCAAATAGATgctgaaaaactttttttatatatatatttatagaaaatatgaTAGCTAccagaatatttataaattctctAGTGAATAAAGCAAACTAAACACATTGAAGAGTTATGTGTAaggatttaaattattaaatattattaaaaaaaactcattTTAAGCTATTTGATTTATGCAAAATGACTTACATAAAAGCTAATCTTGTCCTTCTCAAATCAAAGTCAATAAATCCATTATAAGAACAGCTCACAAGTCTTAGGTTTGCGGGTAAATGAGCTTCCtaatattgcatttaaattagcTATGGCATTACATTCtctttctttgttttaattataattgaatATTGATAACTGAACAAGGGAATAAATgagtgaatgaatgaatgagtgATTTTCCCAAGCTGGACAAATGTCAAATGTCATGAACCTTGTGTAAGAAGAAGATGGCGTCAATGACACATGCGAATGCGAATTACATGCCGagcaaaaatgtaatttattcaGAGACAAAGACAGGGACACGCCCCCCTTAGCGCCCACATAATGAAAGACAAACAAAGCATTCTTTTAGGCGCCGCTGCAGCTGTTTGACATGGATAGCCCTCTGTGGGTGAGTGTCCCTTTCCCTCTgcttgtgcgtgtgtgtgtgtgtgtgtgtcaaagTTCAAAGGACGACGAGGCGCAAAAATTAAAACGGCTTAGTTGTGAAACGACAGACATATAAGCTactcagccagccagccattGGCCCCAATCCATCATCCTGGCACCCGATAGGGTGAAGAACCTAATTGCATTAGCCGTGTCCGTTCCCAGATATATCCATTTTCCACACTGTTATCGAAGACTTATTACACTGCAGGCCTGAAATTCCTGCACTAAGTTGTTGTAAATCGAGTGGAAACTATGCAAATATGAAATTGCCCAAATGAATGGCAACCGAAGCTAATTGAGTTGGTCTACATGGATTTAAATTGCAGACAAATATCTTTGGGGTCTGCTGGGGAATATACGGAATATGGAATGGCTTgagaattaataattaaactgCATAGCTCTCtctgttatttttataacaagCTTCCAAATCATTCAAGTCCCCGTAAACCGTAAGAGCATTAGCCAGTAAACAAACGGATTTTAAGAGGGGTTTTCAAAgagagccagagagagagcgagaggctTTCTCTCTCTGGTTCTCCTCTAATGTATCCTACTCTCCATTGCAGAGGAAAAAGCTCTGAGCTTGCTCTCTCATCTCAAAGGGATGCTGCATGAAAATCACTCAAGCTTGGTTAGAAATGAGTCCTGACATTGAGCGCTTATTGAGTCAAGCGCCTTTCACACTTGATATCCTTTCACATTACTCTCGGCATTTCCACTTggcttaaatttcattttcctATGTCCTTAGCATTAGCCAGCAGATtcctgcctttttttttttgctgttttcccTCGCAATTCAGTTTTTGTTGCCACTTCATTTTGTCCGGGAGCAGGAAAAGGGACTTTCCATCtcgcttttgtttttcatcCTGCTGTTTGGCCTGCCTTGGGTTACCCGTTTTCCTTCTTACTGCTCCTTATCGCTGCCCTTTTTCCATGGGGTTTcccttggtttttgtttttattgaacGGCGCTTTCATTGTTTGATTTTTGTCAATGCTTCCCgggctccggctccggctccgcTCCGGTCTGCCTTACATAAGTGCTAGCTCGTCCTGCGAGGACTCTGCATCTTGCgtgtttgatttttatttggctTACCCAATGGCCATTGTTCATTTCTCGGTTAGTTGCTCTCCTAATCGCCTTGCTTAGTTATCCTGCCAAGCGACTTTAGCCGCCTTTAGTCGGgctttcaatttcaattagtCGGAGAGCATTGCTTAAAGTGCCTGCCTGTCTGTCGTCCTCGGAGGTAATCCCTTTGTTGATGCTGcgtttgagttattaggttaatatttaattgacaTTCCCCATGCTCCCTCCATTCTCGATGctcctttattattttcagccCAGCTTAGCAGCACGACGTGCTGGGGCTTTTGTTTTATCGCTATTGATACGCTAATTACACGCGATAATTTATCAAGCATACACGTTCGCTGCCGAGCTGCTAAAAATTCAGCTGCAGTGGCAAAAATTGCTACTTAATTATCCCTTCGTTTACGGCGCTTTCTTCCTCCGTCCGTCCTTGGCTCATCCGCGACGTCAATGTCACGACTGCAGGCTCCGGTTGCTTCCCTTTTCTGTTCCTCCCTTTACTTGGGGTAACTTTACAATTAACTACTaattgctcatacgccacgttgccCGGATGGAACAAAGTCAGGTGTGCGTGGCGGCTCCAGCTTTCcttcttttctctctctgcctcCGTGTCACCTACTATGTACCTGGATGTTTCCACCATCCTTCCTCTCTCTGCTTGCCTTTTGCTCTAATTATCCGCGTTGTCACCCACCGGGCgcgttgcttttgttgtctgGCATTTACtgaattaagttttaaatttttattaaatgccTTTGCGCATTTTTGCCActgtaattagtttttaattgcttttcaGCTAACGTAACTATGCGATCCTGTGAACCGCCGCGTAAATAGTTCACTCCCCTAGCCTCAGGACTTTCCATTTTCCGTTCCTTACATTTACGCGACCCAGCTGCGGCCAAGTCAATCAGCAATTGGGTCTGCTTCCCATCAGcggcataaaaaaaaaaaaataaaaaatgaaaaacagcaaaaagtGGCGGTGGCGACGATggcaggagaaaaaaaaaggaaagtaaTCACAAAACTTTCGCAATAAATCtatgaaaataatgaaaaaccCAAAGTGCTACCCGGCATTCACGCTCACTATTACGTTTTCAATATTTCACACATACAGGAGGGATGTCAATATGGAAATGGATGGGCTGCACGAGGGGTCAGTGCGACAATAAAATACCCTCAGACAGGCTAAGGATATGTATAAGGATATAAGAaatgagaatatatatatttatgcgctctaaaagattttaatttaaactttaaatgaagGAAAATGGATTATATGACAATTATTCAGGCAACAAACTGCTTTGAAAGAAgctgtaaatatttatcaatccTTCACCATCCTTTGAaggcttattaataatattgcaaatataatattataataatattgctTTCTACTTCACTGAGCAATAAATACTATTAAATATGCATATTAAAGTTCATGCACATTAATTCTACcctcaaaattaaaattgatataaatttttgattaattcGAAACTTCCTATAACCGAATTATGCTTTGCCAACTTCTAAAATCAGTTAGCTTTAATCATACAAGGCAAATACTTTACCCTGCCACAGAGTATCAATCAGCACACATTGTATCCCAAAAGGTCCTCTTTTACCCAACACACAGACATTGTCCTTGTTCGTTCCAATttttgcacacacactcgcacattCACACTCACCTCATGCAAATTGCAAACACATGTCGAAGGCGCAAAACATTgtcaaacaaaatgaaaaatttatggaaacgaaaatgaaacaacaacaaaatatgtCGCGCCCAgtaaccagaaaaaaaaaaacacacacacacaccaacccAGAGAgcataaaaacatattttgcaaaGAAGGAGCATAAGAGGCGGTGCCTGCTGCagggaaaaacaacaaatgaaATTTTCGTTTCCTTCACGTGAAACTTCCAACTCATTTCGCCCAAATGACAAGCCATTTTGTGTGCCAAGTGCCAAATATTTTGCATGCCAGCCAGccaaaacatattttttggcACAAAACAGCGAATCCATTCGTAGAGGAGCACCGGAGCATCGGCATCGAGCAGCTGGCTCGCCTTGGCAAAATCACTCATACGCAACGTTGGCCCTGCAAGCATTGAACAGCTTCAATTGCCGTTTGATGGTTCATTAAAATCTCGCTCGCTGCATTGCTTCCAGGAGCAATCGGGCACAATAAATCGGGACCAGGTGGCGACCAAGAGAGCATTTAAATGAACGATGGATGCAGCAGGACTCCAGGTGGAAGCTGTGTTAAATTAATGCCTCTCCGCAAGCCTAgataaatagcaaaataaattaaagtgcAAGTCTTGAGAACTGCCTCTGCACCTTAATTGCCGAGTCCGGGTCTTGAGAGGGCcttaacctaaaaaaaaacacagcaacatatgtatgtgtggcCATAATGTAGAATAATATTAATGGTACACCAGGCACACACGTGCGCCAGTATTTATAATCATTACTTATCCCGAAATGGCGAGACATAAAATGGAGTTCTCTGAATGAAATCCCATACGGTTGTAACACTTAAAACTCCCCAAGCCAGTTTAATTCTTTATAACAAAAGGACATTAAAGGAcaatgaaaaattacgtgATTACAGAGAGTTTATTGCTTGTTAAAATTGCTTGGAgtttataatgaaataaatttttaaataaatgtatctaaaaaactaactaattgTATACTAAATGTCTCTGTAAAAccataagaaaatattatttaaaatacctttaaaatttcttaaaaccTTTCATGTCTCCATTGTAGATTACGATTATCGTAATTGCGGGTGACTGCCATGCCCTTATATAATGGAGCATTCCCTTGAAGAGTATCTAAGGCTAAATAAATTTTCGCCAGGCCTCTCATGCGTTTACATGCCActcacgcagcagcagcttttccTTGGCctgagccacacacacactcacacacatctaattttaaacatttttcaaactCAATTACATTCCAAGAAGTCGCTCACAGAGGGAGATCGGAGATATGAAGGGCTGGGGGAATGTACTATATGTGGTGTGCTCCTGCCAGGTAATTGCTTGCAAATTACACAGTAACGCACAGGGCCTAACCCTGGGAAGTTCTCGCCATAAGAAACGGAGACAAAAACTGCCGGCTGGGAAAACTTTTCAGCACATCTGCCCAAAGTTGAGAGAGTGAGTCTCCTTTCGTAATGAATTCAAACAGAGACACCGGCGACGGAGAGCTGGGCGAGGGAAAATCATCTTAAATTAGCAGCAAAACTCGGCAATTATGCGAGAAGTTGGCCAAAAAGCAGTTGCCAACTTCGCATTCCATTCTctccttttaatttttctgtgtgagtttggtttttttttttttttagatccCTTTGTGTGTCTTCTTTTTTGAGCAAATGCTAATGACTTGAAGTGCCCGCACAAAGTCAAAGAGAAAGCGAAACGAGAGTTGGGCGAGAGAGAAAGTCAAGCCACAGGTTGACTACTGACAAACACATTGACAGCAAGGCGCCGGAAACGGCAGCGCCGAACAGCACAAAATGGCTGTTTGTTTGCATCCGGTCTGGGGGTCCAAAGACGGCAAACACATTTAGCCACGAAGTGAGGAAAGTCCCGCCCCGCCCTCGTACATATTTTATGCAAACGAAGGGGCACCCAGCACTCGACTACTCTCGTTTTCCCCGAAAAGGAAACCCACTCTCTATAGCTGATGCTCACCGCAAACTTAAAATGGAAAACCGCGAGTTCTACAAAAACCTTTCCACCTTTCCACTGCCATCGCCATCAGCCGCCTGGCCACATCCAAAATGCTCTAGTTCAtattaataattcataaaaatttatgTGAAATAGACAACATTTGCCGCGCTTCTGTtagtcggtcggtcggtcgtcGGTCTTGCGGTCTAAAAACCTGGCTGACAGCTGCCATTTTGTGGTCGGTCGTTGGGGTAAATGAAGTCGACTCCGCCAGCTGTTTTGTGTATTTGATATGCATTCGCCGTTGTTTTTATTCCGCTCTTTGTTTACATAATATACAGCTGCTGCAAAAGCCAGGGAAATATGACTATGTTGATGCTGCTCGTTCACTTCATTGTTTTCAGTAGAGAATTTATTTTCTACATGTGTAtgcttacatttttaaacaggGTCGAGCCAAGTGGGGTTTTTAAGGCCATGTAACATGAGTCGGAACAagaaagtattattttttgttgaaatatattaatagggagaattaaatctatattattatataatatatatttttgggaatACCCtgcaaagttttaaaaatataaaataaaacatttgttgCCCCATTTCCCCTACCCATATGTCTTTTGTAATTCGTCTCTTAAGCTTCAACAGGCTCCACCCTCGCCAAttataaaagtaattttaCGTTAATCCGCTTAAAAGCGaaaagaaattcaatttggaactCCGAGCAGAGGACCGAATGCCAGATTTTCCAACTCACTGACTGATGCGATTATGCCagttagatatatatatttccaaatcGGCGCAGTTCGAGCATTCAAAGTCGTATCTCGAATTCAGTTTGACAAAAATTACATGTTTTCTATATTGAGTTTTAGCAAAAACACATATGTAAATGATTGGACTTCGAAGACTATTCATAATTGTGCTCTGCTGGACTCGCAGGATGTGTGTCCAGAGCGAGGACTCGTTCCTTCGCTGCACGCGACGACATCGCTTGAAAATCGTAAACGTAATTCATCCGATATCGGCCATCGTCCTTCTTGGAGTCATTGGGTTCACGTTGGTCTACGAAGTAATGTATGTGGGGCCGGAGATACTCGGTTCTAGCGGGTGCTTGTACTGGCTTGGATGCCTGTTTGCCGGCTTCGTCATCTTCAATATCCTTGGGAATTGGTGGCTAAGCTTTAAAACTGACACCACCGTGAATAGCTTGCCCGCGGAGCAACAGACACCTGCCGAAGGTGAGGCTCACCTGTGGCACTACTGCATCGCCTGCGATAGGTTGGTGCCGCCCAGGTCCTGGCACTGCCGACTCTGTCAGGGATGTATGCTGAAGCGGGATCATCACTGCACCATCTCGGGTAGCTGCATCGGGCACAAGAACCAGCGCTACTTCATCTGCTTTCTCTTCCATTTGACCTTAGGATGCGGTTCGGCTCTGGTCTTCAATGGAATTTACGCTTGGAAAACAGGGTCCATAATGACAGCCGATCCCATaatgctgtttttcaaaatgtcAGATTATAGTAAGGATGTGGATCTGGACTGGAAGTACACGATCTCTATAATTTTCAAGTTGAACATGTTCCTGTTTGTAATCGCTCTCTTTATGTTTTGCGTGCAAATATTAATGGTGCATCGGAACAGTACGTGCTATAAGATTCTTGatcgcagctatgatcttggCTGGCGGCGGAACTTTGAAGGTGTCCTGGGAAAGCAACTTTTCTGGACGCTCTTGTCGCCCACGATCATAAGTCCTTTGACCAACGACGGCACCAAGTGGTTTGTCAAGCAGCACGTTTAGACTTTggttaataaaattatgaacGGTTTTGTTGTCCTTGGAGAAGacttaataaaaatgcataaaaatgtttcgattaatataatataatttgtatCAATTATATATGGTATTTTTTACtgcaatcggtttgaaattatTGTCAGAACGTACGGCCATTTCTAATATAGAAAATTCTTGTCAGGAATATtacataaaattatattttcattcgTTTAAGActaattgtgtgtgtgtagtttatttttaaggcatAACACGATGCCACCGGAACCACCTTTACAAGACAAGGATAACTCAAAGCCTCAAAAGCCAGTAAAAGACGTGGATAACCAGAAGTCTCAAGAGCCTGTCTTGGATTATTTAAACCCACAGGAACCTATCAACAAACCCCCGATCAAGGCTTCCAAACCTACAATGGCCTGCTCGCAGATCCTCTACATAATGATAATTATCGTACTCACCCCATTCTTTTACGTTGACGTCGTGTTCTACGTAACACCACAGCTACTGGGTCCCATAGGATTCACGCTTAACGCTATTGTATGCACATGGATTTCCTACAACATCCTAGGTAACATGTGGGCCTGTTACCGTAAAACCAGTTCAGTGGACTCTTTGCCCCTGGAGCTTCTCAAACCTGCCGAGGGTGAAGAACACCTGTGGCGCTATTGCAAGGAATGCCAGAGACTAATGCCGCCAAGGTCGTGGCACTGCAAAATCTGCAATTGCTGCATTTTGAAGCGAGATCACCACTGCAACTTCACGGGCAATTGTATTGGACACAATAATCAACGATACTTCATCTGGTTGACCTTTTACATGGGCCTCGGCAGCAGCCTGGCCttggtttataattttatatttgtctGGCGACATGGCTTTGTTTTAGTCAACGAGCTGTTTTCGATGGCTGCCTTGCAAAATGGCCCTGAACCGGACCTTGCATTTAGAGGGGCCATATCTATGGTCGTCTACGGGAACATAGTGTGCGTCATTTTTCCATTTGTCATGTTCTTTAGCGCAGTTTCGATGGTCCGACGTAATACTGTGATGTTCGATACATCAAATCGGGAATATGATATGGGATGGTGGAGGAACTTTAGTCAGGTGCTGGGAAAACTCCAGTTCTGGACTTGTCTCTCGCCTGCCATTAAGAGTCCTTTACCCCACGATGGCGCCCAGTGGAAAACAAAGGACAAAGAATGAGGgcttcatttttaatataacaaattctggttgctatttaattttgctttgatATTTTCCTCAATTCAACAAAAGGTTAGTGGCAAATGTAACTTATTTCCtttgaaattttaatcaatttttctCACAACCCTAACAGATACACCCAACTCTGAGTCAATAATCTCCCTCTTATGTATTCATCTATAAGACTTCGGACCATGACCTCCAAGGGGACCCAGACTGTCAGCTTGCCTAAACGCCATCTCAAGAATCCCTACTGTTGGCTGGAACCCCTCTGCATATTCATGCTCATCGCCCTGACATGTTTCTACTACGTTTATGATGTTTTCTATGTGGTGCCGCAGCTATTTGGTTTCCTAGGACAGACACTCAACTTTCTGATCTGCACTTGGattctttataatatttttggaaatcTTTGGGCCTGCTACAGGACTACCAGCTCGGTGAACACTTTGCGTTATGATCAAATGCAGCCTGTAAGGGGTGAGGAGCACCTGTGGCGTTATTGCAATGAATGCGACAGGCTAAT
Above is a genomic segment from Drosophila kikkawai strain 14028-0561.14 chromosome 3R, DkikHiC1v2, whole genome shotgun sequence containing:
- the LOC108077667 gene encoding probable palmitoyltransferase ZDHHC24, whose translation is MIGLRRLFIIVLCWTRRMCVQSEDSFLRCTRRHRLKIVNVIHPISAIVLLGVIGFTLVYEVMYVGPEILGSSGCLYWLGCLFAGFVIFNILGNWWLSFKTDTTVNSLPAEQQTPAEGEAHLWHYCIACDRLVPPRSWHCRLCQGCMLKRDHHCTISGSCIGHKNQRYFICFLFHLTLGCGSALVFNGIYAWKTGSIMTADPIMLFFKMSDYSKDVDLDWKYTISIIFKLNMFLFVIALFMFCVQILMVHRNSTCYKILDRSYDLGWRRNFEGVLGKQLFWTLLSPTIISPLTNDGTKWFVKQHV
- the LOC108077640 gene encoding probable palmitoyltransferase ZDHHC24 gives rise to the protein MPPEPPLQDKDNSKPQKPVKDVDNQKSQEPVLDYLNPQEPINKPPIKASKPTMACSQILYIMIIIVLTPFFYVDVVFYVTPQLLGPIGFTLNAIVCTWISYNILGNMWACYRKTSSVDSLPLELLKPAEGEEHLWRYCKECQRLMPPRSWHCKICNCCILKRDHHCNFTGNCIGHNNQRYFIWLTFYMGLGSSLALVYNFIFVWRHGFVLVNELFSMAALQNGPEPDLAFRGAISMVVYGNIVCVIFPFVMFFSAVSMVRRNTVMFDTSNREYDMGWWRNFSQVLGKLQFWTCLSPAIKSPLPHDGAQWKTKDKE